Proteins from a genomic interval of Deltaproteobacteria bacterium HGW-Deltaproteobacteria-6:
- a CDS encoding 4Fe-4S ferredoxin, with product MSDTYRRLAEFLDTFPQRFPVNTESGIELKILKHIFSPDEAETFMKLKPMPETAAEIAARIGGTPEETEQKLFEMSKKGQLYRAGKEGKYKYMATAFLVGIAEFQMNRMTPEFAKDFQEFETILYQSTWMKGTTRDLRTIPILEAVDSDAQVMPYENVEETIRSAKYISISDCMCRKLKGLVGSPCVHPVEVCFHFGSGTHYFVENGLARYISQDEAMSILQKGKEAGLVCQLSASQDPNALCMCCACCCGPLRACKAHAKPSEIVNSSFFARVSEDDCTGCEMCVERCPMDAITVDDVARINPDRCIGCGVCAVTCPVDAVKVFRKEKGKEFIPEKDVFSATMAIYQQRRNQG from the coding sequence GTGAGCGACACATACCGGCGTCTGGCTGAATTCCTGGATACCTTTCCCCAGCGGTTCCCCGTGAATACGGAATCGGGGATTGAATTGAAAATTCTGAAACATATTTTCTCGCCGGATGAGGCGGAAACATTCATGAAGCTCAAGCCCATGCCGGAAACAGCCGCGGAAATCGCCGCGCGAATCGGCGGCACGCCGGAAGAAACGGAACAAAAGCTCTTCGAGATGTCCAAAAAGGGGCAACTCTACCGCGCGGGCAAAGAAGGCAAATACAAATACATGGCCACGGCTTTTCTGGTGGGGATTGCGGAATTTCAGATGAATCGCATGACCCCCGAGTTTGCGAAAGACTTTCAGGAATTCGAGACGATTCTTTACCAGTCCACCTGGATGAAGGGGACAACAAGGGATCTGCGCACGATTCCCATCTTGGAGGCCGTTGACTCCGACGCGCAGGTGATGCCTTACGAAAACGTCGAAGAAACAATTCGCTCCGCCAAATACATTTCGATTTCCGATTGCATGTGCCGGAAACTCAAAGGGCTGGTAGGCTCGCCCTGCGTCCATCCTGTCGAGGTCTGCTTTCATTTCGGAAGCGGAACGCATTACTTTGTGGAAAACGGGCTTGCCCGGTACATATCGCAAGACGAGGCCATGTCGATCCTGCAAAAAGGGAAAGAGGCAGGCCTGGTCTGCCAGCTTTCCGCCTCTCAGGACCCCAACGCTCTGTGCATGTGCTGCGCCTGCTGTTGCGGGCCGCTGCGGGCCTGTAAAGCCCATGCCAAACCTTCAGAGATCGTGAACAGCAGTTTTTTTGCCCGGGTGTCCGAAGATGATTGCACCGGTTGTGAAATGTGCGTTGAACGCTGCCCCATGGATGCTATTACCGTTGATGATGTTGCCCGGATCAATCCGGATCGCTGCATCGGCTGCGGGGTATGCGCGGTCACGTGTCCGGTTGACGCCGTGAAAGTCTTCCGTAAGGAAAAAGGAAAAGAGTTCATCCCGGAAAAAGATGTATTCAGCGCCACCATGGCGATCTATCAGCAGCGCCGCAATCAGGGGTGA
- a CDS encoding radical SAM protein produces the protein MAFVRPEIIRPPSEHASYYLPLTSGCSNNSCTFCNFSFSNLGIRDLADVKQEIDAMSLYVNSRMVTPGQPRVVYYILQEWDGRKVFLQDGDALVYPYPKLLEALQYLNQKFPDIQRISSYATPQDVLRRSVSELKVLKEQKLGILYMGVESGDDEVLRRIQKNATHDQMVEAAQKVKEAGILLSMTVILGLGGVKGSARHVAETARILTEMDPDFAGALTLTLIPGTALYKEWERGEFELITPFDSLRELKGLVENSTFTNCFFSSMHASNYFAIRGTMPKDKDKILKQLNALLSRKDPHMLRPEFMRGL, from the coding sequence ATGGCATTTGTCAGACCGGAAATTATCAGGCCCCCCAGCGAGCATGCAAGTTATTATCTCCCTTTAACATCGGGATGCTCGAACAACTCATGTACCTTCTGCAACTTTTCCTTTTCCAATCTGGGCATCCGCGATCTTGCGGACGTCAAACAGGAAATCGATGCCATGTCCCTGTATGTGAATTCCCGCATGGTGACGCCGGGGCAGCCCCGGGTTGTTTACTATATCCTGCAGGAGTGGGACGGCAGAAAAGTTTTTCTGCAGGATGGCGACGCCCTGGTCTATCCGTATCCCAAACTGCTTGAAGCTTTGCAGTATCTTAACCAGAAGTTCCCCGACATTCAGCGCATATCGAGCTACGCCACGCCGCAGGATGTTTTGAGGCGTTCCGTTTCGGAATTAAAAGTGCTCAAAGAGCAGAAGCTGGGCATTCTGTATATGGGTGTGGAAAGCGGCGATGACGAAGTGCTGCGGAGGATTCAGAAAAACGCTACCCACGATCAGATGGTGGAAGCCGCTCAGAAAGTGAAGGAAGCAGGCATCCTGCTCTCCATGACGGTTATCCTGGGCTTGGGCGGCGTCAAAGGCAGCGCCAGACATGTGGCGGAGACGGCCAGAATCCTTACGGAAATGGACCCGGACTTTGCAGGAGCGCTGACGCTCACGCTGATTCCCGGAACCGCGCTTTATAAGGAATGGGAGCGCGGCGAGTTTGAGTTGATCACGCCTTTTGATTCTTTACGCGAGCTGAAAGGGCTTGTCGAGAATTCAACTTTCACCAACTGTTTTTTCAGCTCGATGCATGCTTCCAATTATTTTGCGATCCGCGGGACAATGCCCAAAGACAAAGATAAAATTCTCAAGCAACTGAATGCCCTGTTGTCGCGAAAAGATCCCCACATGCTGCGGCCGGAGTTCATGAGAGGGTTGTAG